The sequence ccctacttgggctaggagacattgggccagcccagggaccagatacaaggaataaagatgggcctcaaataaattaatttatctatggtcagcccagaccataattaatttataaatatcagttcattccactagagaaccgatactgacttacccctttattgccggtgatgagtcggggcttgtatttagacttattaaatctccgtatttaaaatatccgacatccattaattaattagagctctgacagcttaaattaattaatctcttaataattccttaagcagtaccactcaatctttattattacgcctgaacttaatcaacctgcagggtttagcgcaataaaccttattgagctccttaaggggatgtcattatcttataccggatacgggtactaatacagataatcaaatatcatatattaaccgctatcacccaagatacagagtactcgagttagtatataactttcacccatagtaagtcaaagtgatatacgagttaacatatatatctgaatacttattagtattaagatttatgagtcaccgagatcttgattcttcacttaagtcagatagaagaatacatctcaaactgtggtcctatcaatacgtaatgacgtaccagtatagacaagtagccaagacaaactacttccatctatactgcagcctaaaccaataacttgtcctagagttatttcggctgtgatcatattatatctcttaaggttattccaattatatggtcttctgtgatctacaacacaccatataatctacttatacagagataaagaacatacatatgcaatcatgaacacaatcagataggagataagaatagtgaataacaggaatcattgtatacaagcataaagttcttgctttcagtatacaaatccaacaatctcccacttatactaaagcaaaacttttagtatacaatgtgtctaaatactagctattacaaaacttcacttcatctctcccacttatactgaaagtttttctctaagtgggtggcatcaaccgcaatcccatccctcgagcatgcttctcataggtcttttgcggtaagcttttcgtgaaaggatcagctaggttctccaatgtatcaatcttttctactagcacatctcctctgtttacgatttctcgtatgatgtggtactttctctctatgtgttttgacgccttgtggctcctgggttccttggaatttgccactgcacccgagttatcacaataaattatgatactcttaggcaaattagggaccactcctagatccaagaggtagttccggaaccatacagcctccttagcagcttccgaagcagctacatactcggcttccatggtggagtctgcaatgcacttctgctttgcactccgccatgatacggctccacctcccaaggtaaacacataaccagaggtagatctcttctcatcccggtcagcctggaaatccgaatcggtgtaacccaaaggaaatagactgtctgactggtaaactagcctataatctcgagtccgtttcaggtacttgagaatatgctttaccgcagtccagtgtcctggtccagggttcgactgatatcttgcaaccatgccaacgacatagcaaatatcaggtctcgtgcatagcatcgcatacatgaggctacctacggcggaagcatagggtatcttcctcatctcctcaacctcaccaGGCgccttaggacacatgtccttagacagaggaatgccatgtctaaaaggtagcaagcctttcttggcattttgcatgctaaaacgagcaatcacagtatcaatgtaagacgcttgagataagctcaacatccttttctggcgatcacgaacgaccttgatccccaggatgtacgctgcatctcctaagtctttcatttgaaactgttcggataaccacttctttatgtctgataatagctcaacattgttgccaatgaggaggatatcatctacataaagtgcaaggaaaaccacgtcaccattggcatctaaacggtacacgcaactttcgttctcacaacgagtaaatccataggatttaatgacctcgtcaaaacgtttgttccatgacctcgaagcttgcttaagtccataaatggacttcttaagcttccacacaagatgctcttcgcccttcttcacaaacccttcaggttgctgcatttagatgtcccttccttcttcaaggaaaccgtttaagaaagcggtcttgacatccatttgccaaatctcaaggttcatgtgggctgctatggcaaggagtattcggatagacttgagcatggcaaccggcgaaaaggtctcatcataatctataccctgttcttgggtataacctttcgccaccagtctagctttaaaagctgcgacttcgccatccgaatctctctttctcttgtatacccacctactacctatagctacaaagccatctggtagttcggtcttctcgtatacatccatagcacccatggattctatctcagaaaccatggcctcgtaccaagaatctgcatcttgatctttcatcgcttgtctatagttatcagggtcgacatccttttgttcatcaacagggagtagatccgaagattctcccaagaacataaatcgatcgggttgaactacaaccctcccactacgacgaagcggtggtggtacagctgtgacaatggtttgtgcagtgtcttgtggtgcattcacttgcacacttggctggggtgatggaatcgcctgtccattgccttcgatttcttgaaggacaatctcggacctagacttgtgattatctatataatcatgttccaagaatcgtgcgttggtgctaacaaccactttctgatccttaggattataaaaataaccacctttcgttcctttaggatatcctataaacagcattacttcacatctaggttccaatttcttcgcttccttgtctagcacgtatgcaggacaaccccatatctttatatggtttAGACTGGGCTGGTACCCATACCATAACTCgacaggagttttaggaaccgatttggaaggcactagattcagcaagtataccgctgtttccaaggcatatccccaaaacgaaataggcaatgatgcataactcatcatcgatcttaccatttccaaaagagttctatttcttctctctgctacaccattctgttggggagtacccggtgcagtcaattgggatgtaatccctgaatctgacaagtattgcaagaactcgttcccgaggtattcgccaccgcgatcagaccgcaatgacttgatagatttacccaatctcttctccacttccgccttgaattctttgaatttctcaaagcattcagacttgcgttgaagtaggtaaatatacccatatcttgagtaatcgtcaatgaaagtgacgaagtactcataccctccacgagctctagtggacatcggtccacacaagtcagagtgaatcaattctaacacatgcgaggccctattccccttggccttaaaaggccttgccgtcatctttccctctatacaggattcgcaggttctaaatggaacagcttgaaagtctttcaagactccatttgaaacgagcctttggatcctatttagattgatgtggcctaaccttaggtgccacgcatgtgtatattgttcatgagaataatacttcctcttatttggatttggaagaatttgtgatgtagatgcaacatggacagagttattcattggacatgtaatagtatagagagagttgttcaaaattccagaacaaataatcttgttatctctcatgatagagacacccccatcaaaagtaacagaatatccattcaaaaacaactttgaaacagaaattatgttccgccgaaactccggcacatataaaatatctctcaaaactaaaatgtcatcaccaaaacataaagataaatctccaatagcaacagctgcgaccttcgacgcattgcccatggagatggtgatctcatcacttgctagctcccttgttgggttgaacccctgcaaggtgtaacaaacatggtcagttgcccccgtatccactacccacgaatgagtagaaaacgaagctaaacatgtttctgttaccaAAACTTgtgtaccttgtccctttgccttgagcactggacaatctttcttccaatgcccaaccttgccgcacttgaagcacttatTGGCATCAAACATTAGCACAAGCCGATATACATTATTCCTCTTGAACacttattttacatttatttatggACACATTTTCTCAAGCAGAAGCAGGTCGTCTCTGAGTCCCGCTGAAAATGAGCGTCTCCCGTCGTGAAAACTTGAGTCTCTCGGCCTCCTCCCTGGAGACTTGGTAGGCGTTGGCGACGACATCGACGGGCAGCCCCCTGATGGCGGAGGTGCGGCCGCTCAAGGTGTTGATAATGGCGTTGTCGTTGGTGTTGAACGCCACCCACTCAAAGCCCTCCTCTCCAGCCTGCTTGACCACGGCGAAGTTCTGAGGCACCACCACGACCTGGCCCTCCCTCAGTTGGCCGTCGAATACGGCGTGCCCGCGGTGGTTGACTATCTGCACCCGGGATGCCCCGCGAGTGACGTAGATGAGGCTGTGGGCGTTGGCGTACCAGTGCGGCGAGAATATGGCGTTCTGTCaatcaaaatatgtatatatattaatcaaGTGTTAAGAGCTAAGAGAGAGAGTGGTAGTGTTGTTACCCtatgaaggactcctctggcggcgCTGAGTTGGAGGAAGCGGAGGATGGGAAGGTTGAAGCTGTTGAGGGTGGAGAACCTCCCGGCGCGTGGGTTGTAGAAGTCGGCGCGTGATGCCCTGTCGAGGTTCTCTTTGACTCTGGCGCTGCAGACGGTCTCCTCGAGGCCGTTGTCGTTGTGGTAGCCCTCATCCTCACGTCGGCTCCTGCCATAGGGCTGGATCAATTTAATGCTCTTCTCTGCCCTGATAATATGGCCCCTTTCGTCGTTTTGGCCCCGGAGCTTTCTGGCGGTCTCCACATCAACGCCAAATGCCTCCGCCAACAACTCGTCGTGGAAACCGCGGAAGACATTACCCAACTCTGATTGGGCTTCTTTGCCTCCGCGCAGCCTCATGTATTGCTCTTCCTCTTGCTCGTTGTTGGGGTTTCCGGCCAGGAAGAAGGACtgcattcattcattcatttttaattaaaataacactaccATGGAtgtatatctatgtatgtatgtaCCCTTGGGTTTTGGTCGAGTTGGTTGGCATAGTTGGCGTTGTGGTGGAAAACAACAAGAACAAGCTCTTGATCGCCGTCGTTGTAAACCCAGTGAGCCTCGCCGGCCCTGACGGCGATGACGTC comes from Salvia miltiorrhiza cultivar Shanhuang (shh) chromosome 3, IMPLAD_Smil_shh, whole genome shotgun sequence and encodes:
- the LOC131014223 gene encoding 11S globulin seed storage protein 1-like is translated as MAKLSLSVVSFLLVLGLGCATHVREGSWQVGECQISNIDAREPSYTVRSEGGETEFWDNRNDEFRCAGVSIRRHRIQQRGLLLPVYHNAPVLVYVVQGRGTYGVLNSGCPETFEAESAQQQYSRKERSERSFREDRHQKVEDVKQGDVIAVRAGEAHWVYNDGDQELVLVVFHHNANYANQLDQNPRSFFLAGNPNNEQEEEQYMRLRGGKEAQSELGNVFRGFHDELLAEAFGVDVETARKLRGQNDERGHIIRAEKSIKLIQPYGRSRREDEGYHNDNGLEETVCSARVKENLDRASRADFYNPRAGRFSTLNSFNLPILRFLQLSAARGVLHRNAIFSPHWYANAHSLIYVTRGASRVQIVNHRGHAVFDGQLREGQVVVVPQNFAVVKQAGEEGFEWVAFNTNDNAIINTLSGRTSAIRGLPVDVVANAYQVSREEAERLKFSRRETLIFSGTQRRPASA